One Rhinolophus ferrumequinum isolate MPI-CBG mRhiFer1 chromosome X, mRhiFer1_v1.p, whole genome shotgun sequence genomic window, CTTGTGGTACCGTTCAGAGAACTACATGAAAGAATGTTTGGTGGCAACATGGCTAACAAGATAGTGGTAGATAGATAGTGGTTACTACGGTATGAATTAGATTATGATTTGAAAGCTACCTTTCAGCTTCTAAATTCCATAAAATTTGCAAAGATGAGCAATTAGAACCAGGTTTCTGAAAGTGTGTACGATTCTTTAAAAAAGGATTACATCGTCAAATAAATGTGAGAAATGGTGCATGCGCTATCCCTTTCCCCTTGTACGTCAAAATTCATTTCCAATATAATTGAATTTGCTTAGAATTCCCcaggttaaaaaaattgtttaaaaaaaattgtttagctTTATGGAATCAGGGTCTTCCAAACTCATTTGATCAGAGAAACGTCTCTTCCGCGAGATATATTAATATCCTAAGACCTTCCTTATATTCCACGTAGAGATGTGCCAAGATCGTATTTTAAATGCTAGAgtataaatcaattttttaaattaagatattctGAATGGTCTGTGTACCTGTATACCAAAATTAAGTCTGATTTGATTTTAAACAGCAGCAAGACACAGCAGAATAAATGAGGGATACAATGACAGTGAAAGACCACTGACTAGGGCCAAGTTTTGTTAGTGGTataatcactttttctttttgtattttcaaggagggcgcagctcacagtggcccatgtggggatcgaactggcaaccttgatgctaccagcaccacgctctaaccaactgagctaacctgcctCCCCGATAATCactttttttgttggtggtgtttcATTGACTAAAACTACCTTGGGAATTAAAGATACCCAGGAGCTTGGGAAAATTCCTGTTGCAGTTGTTTATTTGCCAGGGGAGAGGGAGACACGACATGGCAGCATAAGGGCTATGATTCCAGTTCTAATAGTAAAGCCAAGCTTAAGTACAGTGGAACGCATAGCAAAACTCTGAGGCTATTACAAATCCATCTCAAAAGAGTTGCGTTCATATATTTTAGGAAGAACCTCAACTTTGTTTCACTTTCAATTGCCATAAATAGTGCTGGAGTTTTcttaactatttattttatatttacttccttttttttttctttaagctagCAATTTCCCTTAGTTTACTATTGTTCTATGTGGATAGCACGAGTAGTTAGTtctaagagacagaaaaaagactGCAGGACTAAAGGATTGGGTTTCTAAATTGccttgaaagcaaaaaaaaaaaaaaaagaaaagaaaagaaaagaaaaaaatagaaagcatggAAACTGTTACTTCTATGTTATTCTTATGAGTATCCACTTTATCAGTTTTAAGcagaaaaatactttatattaaagctttcattttaatgatttgGATACTAATCAACACGTTCTTAGCACTGTTATTAATTGTAATTTATTGATGTTTTCGCTGTACTTGTGTTCAGATTTCTGTCTCCATACCCATAGGAAAAAGCATATTCCACAGTTATTGCAGTCACATATAGTCAACTCTCAGAACAGTTTCTAAAGTTGAATAAAGATAAGCATTTAAGTCATCTGATATTTACTGTCCAAATCTGGCCTTTTCAGCTATCATAGTCCTTGGAATGTGTATTATGGTTCCAGGTAAAAATTTTTTCCTCGTCCTATTGAATCTTTTAACATTTATAGTAAAGGACAAACAATTCACCTATCctgataaaatatattatattggAGCTCCCTGAAACCTTTGAATTTAGAATAAATGCCAACTTGTTTTGGTATCCATTACCACTTTCAAATTGCATTGTACAATATAATGCAAATGTGAGTTCTTAATTAGCAGGATCTGTTTTGTTCAAATGTACAATAGTGGAGGGATTTTCCAACATACTGCAGCTGTTACCTATGGAGGAAACAAATTTCGCCTTACTAAGAGGTGCTGCACAAGTATCTATGTTGTTATGGATGGAtcctttagtattttcttaaGCAATGCTGTTTCATAATGGATTTCACATTGAACATAGCAAATCTTACCATTGCTGCTCACTCGACTTCTGCCTCTAggttgattttaaaagaagatgaaaTTTTTAAGGCCAATTAGGAGTAGGGGTGGAGAAAGGGTTCTTTATGAAAGATGCATTATTTACCAAGGTCATAAAGAAATATGCCTATATACACATACctgtttaaatattcatttaaatattgaatGTGCATCTCTGTATACATGCTGTGTCCAGCAAACATTTGCATGAATATAACCTAAAGTCAGCCTCAGGaagtgacaaaaatgaaaaaaaattaaactcagatACGAATAGATACTACAGATAATATCTAAGGTAGGACAGAATATTTAAATGATGTGATCAATCCTTTGCTCACTGGATTTTTTTGCCTAGATTTGAGGCCCTTAAACATCAACCAgttatggtaaatgtttaactgTAGGAGTTCAGGCAGACAGCCAAATTCGGGTTTCAAAGCTACTGCTAGTTTCAGCTTaaagagtttttcatttttaagtaaaagccTTTCTGGGTGCTGGCTATCCCCTATAGTGGTTAGAGCAACTGGAATTTGCATAAATGGATCGGGCAGAGCATAGGTCCTGAAGAAAGGGGCCCTGCAGTATTACCTGAAATGTGGCGAAGAATGGCATCCTAGGGAAATAACTTCCCACTGATGACCTAGCGCTATTTACCTAAAGCCAGTTTATTCCTCCAGACACAAAGTAAAGAGAAAGAGTTGTGTTTCTTAGCCAAGCACCTACACAAACAGCAAGGTTAGGGGGAGGGGAGCGAAACGACCGGTTTAGccttttagccttttcttgttCGGAAAGCCAAGTATGTGAAATGCATACACAAGAGCCAAAGTCCCCTGCCCCATAGGTACATTGGCTTTCTTCTCAAGCTTAGGAGCTAAATGACCAATCTGCACGAAACTGGTTTGAATATGAGATCTTCCTCAGGATATTTCTACCCTCTTGTGGAAGCACTAACAAATGGGTAGAAGAAAGGGGCCTAGATAATCCACACGCGGGATTTGCAGCCTCTGGATGGATATTTGAGATGCAACTGCTAAAGCCTCTTTGATACAGACATGACAATGAGGGGGCTACTGAAGTGACTTTTCTTAGtccattttgtctccttttccgTCTCCCCGAGGTATCCCGTGGGTCTCTTCACAAACCCTTCCGCCCAGCCCCAAAGCTTGAAACCTTGCCCCCTTCCCTAAAGTCTCCCATGTATCCACCACCCTCCCCAACCAAAGTCCCCTCCCGGTCACCACCAAAGCCCGGAGAAGTGGAACGCACACAATGCCTCCCTTATAGGGCTTGAGCTGAGGACTGGGCATGCTCAGTAGccaaagcagattttttttttcttcttttggtcgCAAGTGCGGCATCTCTCCCAGTCCCACACCTCTTTCCTCTATCCCTATCCCCTCTCCCTACCCCCAGCTCCACAATCACCCTACTTAACCCGTTCGACACCGAAGGCTCGCCGAGTTCTAAGGTATGGAGAATTAACCGTCTCCTCCTAAATCCACGAAATAGTCTCACTTTGGGCTAAAGCTTCACACTTTTGCCTTAAAGCCCCCAGCCCCTTACGCGCAGACAGGTAGGGGGAGTGCGAATACTACTGGATCCCAGGAAACTGGTCCCAAAGAAGGCTCCATCCTGGATCGTCCGCTACCGAAGAAGTATTCCCGGAGCCCTCTGTTCTGCGGGGTGACAATTAGCCAAAGGTACGGTACCCGTGACACAAAGCCCAAGTGCGATTGTTCCCTTTGAATGTCATTGTTCTTGACTCACCCCCCGCGATCCTGGAATTATTCAATTCGGCGTAGACTCGACGCCCCAGTCTATCTCCCTCGACCCCCCTTCACCCCGGCTCTCCGATGTTTCTTTGGCTTTGCCTAGGTTCTTGGTTGCTCTCTCAAAGGAACGCccgggttgtgtgtgtgtgtgtatgtgtgtgtgtgtgtgtgtgtatgccttcGTTCTTAGGGAactgggagaggagaaaggactGGAGTGTGcgtgcatggggtgggggtgaggttgGCGCGCTCGCGTTAGGGGACCGGGGTCTCTACGCGTGAGGAAAGGGGTCGCTCCTCCCTAGGGGGCGTTTTAAGCATAAAGAGGGGGCGGATGCCGGGAGGAAAGTGCGCTGTCTTTCCCGCTGTGTGGGCAGAAGAGGAATCAAGTGGGGGTGTCTGGGTGGAGGACCCGGGAGCTCAGGAATGTGCGGGGGTCGAGGTGCTTAAGTGTCGGGAGGGAAGGCTGTGTGCgtgccggggggcgggggggacggGGGCGGGGATTCAGCGCGTGTATGTAAAGGTGCAGCCCGTGTGCGAGGGTCTGGGTGCGCGCGCGCGGTGTCTGGCCCGGTGCGCGCGCGCCCGCGCCGCTGCCCGCCTGCTTGCTTGCCAAGGCTGCTCAGTGTGTTTGACGGGCTAGCGGGCGCGGAGGAGCTGGAGCCGAGATCACGCAAACTGCAGCACGGATCGCAGTGCCACAGGCCCTGCGAGAGCCGCCAGGCTCCGGAGGTGGGTGAATTTCCAGCGGGGGCTGAGCGAGCTGCACGGATACGCGCTGCCTCTTCCCGGCTTGGCTcggcagcgtgtgtgtgtgtgtgtgtgtgtgtgtgtgtgtgcgcgtgcgcgcgcgcgcgcgtgtgcgCGCGGAGGGGGGCAGGTAGCTTATTTTTAGTTTGGGTCATGTTGGTTTGGGGCCGGCTGAGTGACCAAAGCGGCGGTAGTagctacccccacccccgcctccggCCCCTCTTGCCAGTCCCCCGAGCGCTCGCAAGTCCCTGAGGACCGAAAGAATCCTGTGTCCTTAGCATCGCTGCCCCCAGGGAGGCCGGGGCAGCGGGGAAAGTGTCCTGGTCTAGGGCGGCTCGGGCTGTCGGGGCCGCTGCGCTGGGCTTTGTTTTTTGTGCCCACGTCGCAAGCACTCTAGGCAGACCTGGATCTGGGGCTCCGGGCAGTGGCCCGCGAGCTGGTTGGAGATTGCTGGCACCCAGCAAGACAGGGGATGCGAGAGAAGCCTATGGGTAACTCTGAAAGCCCTGCAAAGCCGGGCAAGCGCTGGCAGCGCGACTTTGCAAGATGCCCAAATGTTGAGCTGATTTCTGGCTTGGTGAGAGCGATATTTTGTGGTTGGccaggggagagggggaggccGGCAACCGGAGCTTGGGCCGCCGCTCTCGGCCAAGGAGCCACAGGGTCACTCTGCCTGTGACAAGCGGGCCAGTGACGCCCCAGTGGCCATCGCCCTCTTGGCCCGAGCTGGCCGTCTCTGCTCCCTCAACCACCGCACGCCTGGATCTAGAGAGGCCGACGGAAACTCCAGCAGCTGCCCCTTGTGGGACCCGAGCGCTCGGAGAAATTTGTGCGCAGCGGGGCTGAAGGCCCCCGCGACAGCACAAGCGCTCCGCGCCTCCGCTGTCCGGCCCACGAGGACGCTGCTCGGGCCCAGGACCCGGGAGGGGGCTGGTGCCGGCTCTGGGCACCGGGATGCGGCAAAACATTGCAGTACGCGCCATcgccggccgcccctccagccgCTTAGCTGTCGACCCGAGGTAGCTAGCGCACAGGAGGCGGCAGTGACCGCGTGTCTCCGTGGAGTCCCCTACGCCCGCCCTAGGCGGGCCGGCGGAGGTTTCCCATGACAGCTCCAGGGGTGCCATCTCAGCCCACCCAACCCGGTCGTCTGCTCCCCGCGTGCCCGCTCCTTCTACGCGAGCTCGGAGCGCCAGGCACGGCACTCTGTTAGATTCGGGGTTTGTGGTTAAGGCTAGGTTTGTGCAGTCCTGGCCAGTCTTGGGAGCCGAGCGTCTTGCCGGGCacagagagagcaagagacagagacagagaccgCGCTTGGCAGCAGCCCAACAGATAGCTTTTGGTACCCAACTCatactttgtgttttctttttcttttttgcgtTTTGCCCcgattttaaaatgtgtctgttttAGTAGTACTATGTGAATGTGAGGTTTCTCTCGCTGACATGTAATGCCCCTTCCCCCTCTAGCTCCCTCCCGTCTTCtagctctttttcttcctctgtctacTTCTCCATAGTCTCTTGCCCTTTCagccccttttctcttctctccagggTGGATCGACTCCCCCGCTCCCTTGCTCAGTCCTCCAGCTGCCTTGGCTTCCTCTGTTTTACAGAACTGCGTTTGGGATCTTCCTAGCTCGTCCTTgcgccttttttcccccttgctaCTTAAAGTAGAAATTACgggaggaggagggcagctcCTTATGCAATTTCAGATCTGTTGATGCTCCTTGTTATTTTTGTGCTGAATTTAGGTTATTCGGggtttttaaatgttgttttgttttccagtttggtTGCTGTTTGGTTTCTTTGGGGGAGAGGGGGGGTAGTAACCAGAAATGAGTCAACTGAACCAGAATAGCTATTGAAAACCCTATCTATCGCAAGGCAAAAAGATCAAGTGAAAATTTGATTTTACAATGAAAGTTGGTTTGAATGATGTCATACTTAAGAATTATGACTTCTTTTTGCACTGCCAGTCAAGCCACACGGTGAATAAGGGAAATGCCCGTCTATATGTCAGCCAGGGAGCATCTCAGCAGTGCCGCCTGTATTCTGAACCAAATTAGTTAAAATGCAAATCTTCCTGGGTCATGGCTAGTGGATTGTCTACCTTGAAACATGTTCAGTTTACCACTAGCTGATTCCTCCTGggcaaaataaacaaaggagTTTCTGTGTGGCACTTATTCCTTTGTATCATTCCCTCATCGTGTGTTCCTgggtaatttatttaattaatatttggtGGTAACCATATTGAAATTGCAGCCAGCTTTCCATTCAAGATGGAAAAGACTCACGTGGCTAAAATGGCATCAATAAAATGCACAATGCTGTTCttccttttaatcttttccaTGAAGCAttgcatatatttgtgtatgCATGCAGTATTTAAGGAATTGGCTACAATGGGTTAATTTGCTAAGCATTAAACTCCACTAAAGTGATTTTTGATTTGTTTCAAGACAGGGACATGGGGTAGTGATATTGGGAAGGGAATGTTTGGGAAATGATTTTAGGACAAACATTTTCTGTACTACATGTATTTGGCGCTGCAAATAAAGCCACTCAACAAATGTAGTGTGTGAACTCTTCCTCAGCAGTGGCAGTCTGTGGTCAAAGTGAAGGGTAAGCATTTGAGCCAAGTGTCAGTTGGACCTGGGTTCAAAATGGCACACAAAGGAATGGAAGAGGGCCAGGTCGGCAGGAGAGCCAGTTCTTAGGGGGGTGGGAAAGCTGTCTGGACATCAGCTAGGCAATGCAGGAAGGAGCAAGCAGGTTTCTCTCCTGCTTTCAGGGACCCAAAGAcaagatgcatttttttccctgtttggAAGATGACTGACAGGAGACTGGGGACCGTTTGTTTACCTGCAACTAAAACTTGGCCATCCCCTACTTGGTTATTTTTCTAGAACCTCACAGGGTCATCTGtgtggttatttttgtttgtttgtttgtttttaaggcagCAGTGTACAGGGGTGAACTGCTTCATAGCAATGTGTTTTCGTGTGCACTGAAGCTCGGGCAAATCTTTTTCCAGGGCTCCTTCCACCTTGGCCTTTGGACTGTCCCCTTTCACAGCAACCCAATCCTCCCACAGCCCTCCTCCACTGAGCACAGGGTCTAATATCGTCTCTGCTCAGCCTCTTAGCAAGCTGAAGCCTAGAGAGTAGACGTCTACAAATTCAAATGACTTTGTGGTGTTAATGACATAGTGGACGTAATGGGCTGGGATCAATCCTTAGAGTTGCAAATAGGAAGCTTAAGGTCTGTGTTTGTTCCAGGGTGCAGTTTGGTGGTCCACGTAGAGAAAACGTTTCAGATTGTTAAAGTTTAAGCATCATCAGCAgtcttttttcctgttgtttgtgGTGTATTCTGCACATGTAAATTGTGTACAAACTACAGGtatggaaataaaatgtatggCATTTTTGGTGGTTATTGTTCGACTGAGTGAGAATACTTGGAGCTCCTGGTGCCTTAAAATTACAAAGCTAATAATTATAGCCATGTGTTCACTATGGCATGCCAAATTTCCAGTTACTAATAAGCACATAATTTTCAAGTAATGatcattgaaaaaatgttttctttttattttttagattatttctctttattcagAAGCATAAAGTTGTTTGCTGATTGCAAGAAGATGTTTCTTTGGCTCTTTCTGATCTTGTCAGCCCTGATTTCTTCgacaaatgcagattctgacaTAACGGTGGAAATTTGCAATGTGTGCTCCTGCGTGTCCGTGGAGAATGTGCTCTATGTCAACTGTGAGAAGGTTTCAGTCTACAGACCAAATCAGCTGAAACCACCTTGGTCAAATTTTTATCACCTCaatttccaaaacaattttttaaatatcctctATCCAAATACATTCTTGAATTTTTCACATGCAGTATCCCTGCAGCTGGGAAATAATAAACTGCAGAACATTGAGGGAGGAGCTTTTCTTGGGCTCGGTGCATTAAAGCAGTTGCACTTGAACAACAATGAATTAAAGATTCTCCGAGCTGACACTTTCCTTGGCATAGAGAACTTGGAGTATCTCCAGGCTGACTACAATTTAATCAAGTATATTGAACGAGGAGCCTTCAATAAGCTCCACAAACTGAAAGTTCTCATTCTTAATGACAATCTGATTTCATTCCTTCCTGATAATATTTTCCGATTCGCATCTTTGACCCATCTGGATATACGAGGGAACAGGATCCAGAAGCTCCCCTATATCGGAGTTCTGGAACACATAGGTCGCGTGGTCGACTTGCAACTGGAGGATAACCCTTGGAACTGTAGCTGTGATTTGTTGCCTTTAAAAGCTTGGCTGGAGAATATGCCATATAACATTTACATAGGAGAAGCTATCTGTGAAACTCCGAGTGACTTATATGGAAGGCttttaaaagaaaccaacaaacaagAATTATGCCCCATGGGCACAGGCAGTGATTTTGATGTGCGAATCCTGCCTCCATCTCAGCTGGAAAATGGCTACACCACTCCCAATGGTCACACTACCCAAACATCCTTACACAGATTAGTGACCAAACCACCGAAAACTACAAATCCTTCCAAGATCTCTGGAATCGTGGCAGGCAAAGCTCTCTCCAACCGCAGTCTCAGTCAGATTGTGTCTTACCAAACAAGGGTGCCTCCTCTTACCCCTTGTCCAATGCCTTGCTTTTGCAAAACACACCCTTCGGATTTGGGACTGAGTGTCAACTGCCAAGAGAAAAACATACAGTCCATGTCTGAACTGATACCGAAACCTTTAAATGCCAAGAAGTTGCACGTCAATGGCAATAGCATCAAAGATGTGGACATCTCAGACTTCACCGAGTTTGAAGGACTGGATTTGCTCCATTTAGGCAGCAATCAGATTACAGTGATCAAGGGAGACGTGTTCCACAATCTGACTAATTTGCGCAGGCTGTATCTCAATGGCAATCAGATTGAGAGACTCTATCCCGAAATATTTTCAGGCCTCCATAACCTGCAGTATCTGTACTTGGAATATAATTTGATTAAAGAAATCTTAGCAGGCACCTTTGACTCGATGCCAAATTTGCAGTTACTGTACTTAAATAACAATCTCTTAAAGAGCCTGCCCGTTTACATTTTTTCTGGAGCACCTCTTGCGAGACTGAACCTGAGGAACAACAAATTCATGTACCTACCTGTCAGTGGGGTCCTCGATCAGCTGCAGTCTCTTACACAGATTGACTTGGAGGGCAACCCGTGGGACTGCACTTGTGACTTGGTGTCACTAAAGCTGTGGCTGGAGAAGTTGAACGACGGGATTGTTGTGAAAGAACTGAAATGTGAGACGCCTGTTCAGTTTGCCAACATTGAACTGAAGTCCctcaaaaatgaaatcttatgtCCCAAACTTTTGAACAAGCCATCGGCACCATTCACGAGCCCTGCACCTGCCATCACGTTCGCCACCCCGCTGGGTCCCATTCGTAGTCCCCCTGGTGGCCCCGTGCCTCTGTCGATTTTGATCTTAAGTATCTTAGTGGTCCTCATTTTAACTGTGTTTGTCGCTTTTTGCCTTCTTGTTTTTGTGCTGCGACGAAACAAGAAACCCACCGTGAAGCACGAAGGCCTGGGGAATACAGAGTGTAGCTCCATGCAGCTGCAGCTGAGGAAGCATGACCacaaaaccaataaaaaagaCGGACTGAGCACAGAAGCTTTCATTCCACAAACCATAGAACAGATGAGCAAGAGCCACACCTGTGGCTTGAAAGAGTCGGAAACCGGATTCATGTTTTCAGATCCCCCGGGACAGAAAGTCGTCATGAGAAATGCTGCCGACAAGGAGAAAGATTTATTACACGTGGATACCAGGAAGAGACTGAGCACAATTGATGAGCTGGATGAATTATTCCCAAGCAGGGATTCCAATGTGTTTATTCAGAATTTTCTGGAAAGCAAAAAGGAGTACAATAGCATAGGTGTCAGTGGCTTTGAGATCCGTTATCCAGaaaaacaacaagacaaaaaaaacaagaagtcACTGATAGGCGGCAACCACAGTAAAATTGTGGTGGAGCAAAGGAAGAGCAGTgagtattttgaactgaaggcaAAACTCCAGAGTTCCCCTGACTACCTACAGGTCCTTGAGGAGCAGACAGCTTTGAACAAGATCTAGGTCATGCATTCTTACTTCATACAGAGGACATTTATTTAATGATGAAAGTGCCTTTTGTTGACTTGTAACTTCCAAATAGTATATTATCAATAGGCATAGAGGCAGGTGTTTCCAAGGGTGTCTCATTAACTGTAGCTGCAAAGATGTGTCCCGTAGAAGAGAATTTCCTTAATAGATTT contains:
- the SLITRK4 gene encoding SLIT and NTRK-like protein 4, whose product is MFLWLFLILSALISSTNADSDITVEICNVCSCVSVENVLYVNCEKVSVYRPNQLKPPWSNFYHLNFQNNFLNILYPNTFLNFSHAVSLQLGNNKLQNIEGGAFLGLGALKQLHLNNNELKILRADTFLGIENLEYLQADYNLIKYIERGAFNKLHKLKVLILNDNLISFLPDNIFRFASLTHLDIRGNRIQKLPYIGVLEHIGRVVDLQLEDNPWNCSCDLLPLKAWLENMPYNIYIGEAICETPSDLYGRLLKETNKQELCPMGTGSDFDVRILPPSQLENGYTTPNGHTTQTSLHRLVTKPPKTTNPSKISGIVAGKALSNRSLSQIVSYQTRVPPLTPCPMPCFCKTHPSDLGLSVNCQEKNIQSMSELIPKPLNAKKLHVNGNSIKDVDISDFTEFEGLDLLHLGSNQITVIKGDVFHNLTNLRRLYLNGNQIERLYPEIFSGLHNLQYLYLEYNLIKEILAGTFDSMPNLQLLYLNNNLLKSLPVYIFSGAPLARLNLRNNKFMYLPVSGVLDQLQSLTQIDLEGNPWDCTCDLVSLKLWLEKLNDGIVVKELKCETPVQFANIELKSLKNEILCPKLLNKPSAPFTSPAPAITFATPLGPIRSPPGGPVPLSILILSILVVLILTVFVAFCLLVFVLRRNKKPTVKHEGLGNTECSSMQLQLRKHDHKTNKKDGLSTEAFIPQTIEQMSKSHTCGLKESETGFMFSDPPGQKVVMRNAADKEKDLLHVDTRKRLSTIDELDELFPSRDSNVFIQNFLESKKEYNSIGVSGFEIRYPEKQQDKKNKKSLIGGNHSKIVVEQRKSSEYFELKAKLQSSPDYLQVLEEQTALNKI